From Nitrospirota bacterium, the proteins below share one genomic window:
- the galU gene encoding UTP--glucose-1-phosphate uridylyltransferase GalU has protein sequence MPKIVKKAVFPAAGLGTRFLPATKASPKEMLPIVDKPLIQYAVEEAENCGIKEFIMITGKSKRAIEDHFDSAWELEENLKSKGKHAMLEEIRRLSRHQFAYIRQGAPLGLGHAILCSKAFVNDEPFAVILSDDIIDPEDNLLGEMLKIYNEHEATVLALQRVPKEEVHRYGIIAGKEVKKNIFRITDMVEKPKQSSAPSDIAVIGRYILTPDIYNFLEKTLPGKGGEIQLTDALNALLQKKPVYGYLFEGTRYDAGDKLGYLKATVEFALKTPTVRDEFKKYLLSTVSSIINKEQ, from the coding sequence ATGCCTAAGATCGTGAAGAAAGCTGTATTCCCTGCTGCAGGGTTAGGCACAAGGTTTTTACCTGCAACAAAGGCATCTCCCAAAGAGATGCTGCCCATTGTTGATAAGCCGTTGATACAGTACGCAGTTGAAGAAGCGGAGAATTGTGGCATAAAAGAATTTATCATGATTACAGGTAAATCCAAGAGGGCAATTGAAGACCACTTTGATTCTGCCTGGGAGCTTGAGGAAAACCTTAAAAGCAAAGGCAAACATGCAATGCTTGAAGAAATTCGCAGGCTGTCACGGCATCAATTTGCTTACATAAGACAGGGTGCCCCGCTGGGACTTGGTCATGCGATTCTCTGTTCCAAGGCGTTTGTAAATGACGAACCGTTTGCAGTGATCCTGAGTGATGATATAATTGATCCAGAGGACAATCTTCTTGGAGAGATGCTGAAAATATATAATGAACATGAGGCAACGGTGCTCGCACTGCAAAGAGTGCCAAAGGAAGAAGTACACCGTTACGGAATAATAGCCGGAAAAGAAGTCAAAAAAAATATTTTCAGGATAACCGATATGGTTGAAAAGCCGAAACAGTCTTCCGCTCCTTCTGACATTGCCGTCATCGGAAGGTATATACTAACTCCGGATATTTATAATTTCCTTGAAAAAACATTACCGGGCAAGGGCGGTGAAATTCAATTGACCGACGCATTGAATGCGCTTTTGCAAAAGAAACCGGTTTATGGCTACCTTTTTGAGGGAACACGCTATGACGCGGGAGACAAGCTTGGTTATCTAAAGGCAACGGTTGAATTTGCATTAAAGACCCCGACTGTCAGAGACGAGTTTAAGAAATATCTTTTATCCACAGTTTCATCAATCATAAACAAGGAGCAATAA